The sequence TCGGAGCGCAGTACCTCACAAGAAGAAATGCCTTATGTTGGCTATACCGATCGGGGCTTGGAAGAAATGCTTATGGGTCGTAAAAATGCGACCTTTGTGGAGCCGGAAGGACTGTTGGCGCGCATTGCCCATACATTTTTTCCTAAGCTTCTATTTATGCCATACCCCGTGCGTAATATGGCGCAGCGTTTGCTTGGCGCCTGGGTTCGTACTCTTATCGCCATGATAGCGTTCGGTTTTGCTGCGTTTGTATCTTTGGCAGGTTTCGCTGGAGAGGCTGGGGAGCTCGCCTTTCCTGTTTATACCGTATTGCTGACGCTTTATTTAATTCAAGTATGGCGCAAAGCGGGAACATCCATTTCCCGAAATGCAGAGCAGTCCATTGACTCAATGGGCGCAGGAGCTTTAGCGAAAACGGTTGTTTTCTCACTGTTACTGCCGGTTATTGTGGGGCTCGTATTTTCCTGGTGGATGTCTTCTGAAAGCGTGACAGCCTCAGAAGTAGAGGTTTGGTTTTCCGCGTTGCCTTCGTTTCATGCGGGGCTTTATCTAACAGGCATCGCATTGGGTGCATTAATATCTACTGCTATTTCAATTTTGCTACTTAAAAAGCGCCTTGCAAAAGCCAACCCGGTATCAGAAGTATCAGAGCTTCGTGAAAACTGGCAGGAGTCAGTGCATCCGAAAGAAATATTTATCAATCTCGACAATCTGGTCATGGCGAATCGCCGTTACAAAGAAGTGCCTAACCGCGTATATCGTGAGTTAAACCCTAGCTTGCAAGAGCAAGTAGACGGTAAGGGTGCATTTAATGGTGAGATGATCCAGGAAATACAGCCAAAAGTGAAAGACATGGAATTGGGTGGATCGTTTGGTCAGTTCCGTTTTATAAGTCTGTTGCTGGGCAATTTGCTGTTTGTTGGCGGTATTATTGCAACCTTTCTCTTGGCTTATGAAGTGGCAGAAGTTGCTGCCTTCTTACGAGGCATTGACTACCAAGTGAATACATCTGCTGAGCTTTTAGCATTTGCGACTGTGGCGGTTGGCGCCATTCATGTCTTTTTAATTGGTTATTTGTTGAAGGCGTTTGCCCACTTGCTGGCGAATGTAGCACATTTATTCTTCGCCGAGATCCAGTTTGAGTCGTTACTTATTTATTTTAAATGTGAAGGTACATTCACCGAGTCTAAAATATCAACCGGAACCGGTATTCACGACAGCACACGCTCTGAAAATACGCTGGTTAGAAGCAGTATTACCCCTTGGGTTATTGTTTCCAGATTAGTAACGACGACCTTTGCTGCTACCGGTATGAGAAATCTGGAGCACCCGCGGCATATTCTGGAAATGCACAGAGCCGATGCGGAGCTCGAGAGTATACGAAGCGATGTGATAGACTTTTTGAAAGACAGAGAGTCAATAGCGTCGCTGACCAGCAAGCGTGATTTGGGTAATGCCTCGCAAATTCATCAGCTTAATGAGCAGACTCGTGCGATTCCGGGCTCTCAAGAACGTTTAGATGAGAAGCAGCAAACGTCTGATGAGGAAGCCGCCGGTTACCTCCGGCAGGAAGAAGACTTAAATAACGACAAGCCGTAACGGGAGAAGTATGTCGCAAAATACCATAGCCGAAAACAAAAAACGTCAGGACTTAAGTGGCCACAGTGAGGTTTGGCTTTTCGGCTATGGGTCGTTGATTTACAAAGTCGACTTTCCATACTTAGAGCGTGCGCCGGCTTATATTGAAGGCTGGTCACGACGCTTTTGGCAGGGTTCTCATGATCATCGAGGTACGCCGGAAGCACCGGGGCGCGTGTTGACTTTAATTGAGACTCCGGGAGAGAAATGTACAGGGATGGCCTACAAAGTAACGCCGGATGTGTTTGAGCACTTAGATCACCGCGAGAAGAACGGCTATTTGCGTTTTACGACACCCATGACCTTTCGAGACGGCAGTCAGCAGGAAGGGTTGGTTTATATTGCGACCGAAGACAATCAGGCATTCTTGGGTCCCGCCAGCAGTGAAGAGTTGGCTAAGCATATAGGTAGCGCCTCAGGACCCAGTGGACCAAACAGTGAGTACTTAGTGAAACTGCAGCTGGCGCTTGAACAGCTAAATGTCCACGACCCGCATGTTTACGACATTTATCAACAAATTTGCCATCAAAAGCCGCAGGATATTATTTAATTCGCTCCCATGGAAGCGCTTTTTTGGGAACTGGTGGTGTCAAAACAGAGCCTTGCAGCTCTTCACAGCCTATGTGTTTCAACAGCAATAATTGTTGTTTACTGTTGACGCCTGTCGCAATGGTTCGAAGGCCTTTAGCATGAGCTATTTTGACAATAGAAGCGAGCTGGCGTTTAGCGTCGCTGTTTGATCCGGCTGAGTGTATCAATTCGTCGGATAGTTTTATGGCATCCACCGGCAGTTTAAAGAGCGATTGAATGGTGGAGAATCCCTCGCCAAAATGGTCCGCGATAATATTACAGCCAATATTATGCAGCTTTTCTAAATAAGTTCGTGTTTTAGGGGGAAGGTTCATTAATGCCGAGTCCAGAACTTCTACGCAAATACGAGTGGGCGGGTAATCCGTTGTTTGTATTTTATTCGCCAGTGCGTATAAAACATTGGGCTCCACGTCTTCGCCCAGAGAAATATCGATAGAGACCTTAGGTTGCCGTTGCTGCTGAGCAAATTGACTTAAGTCCGCAAAACACGACTCAATCATCCACATTAAATAATCTTTAGTTAACTGGTTTTCTTTAATCATTGAGGCAAACTCGCTAAAAATAATGTCGCCTCTGGTTGGATGGAGCCATCGACTCGATACCTCTAACGTCTCAAAATGCCCGGTGACGGTGCTTAATCGTGGCTGATAAAGTAACGATATTTCATTATTGATCAGGGCATCT comes from Idiomarina sp. X4 and encodes:
- a CDS encoding gamma-glutamylcyclotransferase, with translation MSQNTIAENKKRQDLSGHSEVWLFGYGSLIYKVDFPYLERAPAYIEGWSRRFWQGSHDHRGTPEAPGRVLTLIETPGEKCTGMAYKVTPDVFEHLDHREKNGYLRFTTPMTFRDGSQQEGLVYIATEDNQAFLGPASSEELAKHIGSASGPSGPNSEYLVKLQLALEQLNVHDPHVYDIYQQICHQKPQDII